The Phormidium yuhuli AB48 DNA window GGGACCGTCAGAGGCGAGATTACTGATGTCTCCAATTTGTCCGATAAAGTCATTACGGGTTAGGGACGAGGGATCAACACCATTGAGGGTGGCGATCGCTTCACCATTCCGTACAATTTCAGTATTGTTTCCAGATCGTCTGAGTTGTAGGTTAGACACTCCATCAGGAAGACGGAGTTTATCAACCCCAGGTTGGAAGTCGGTAATTACATCGCGATTAGCACTGGAGGCTTGCAGGAAGAACTGGTTGGCTCCTCCACCCCCGGTTAGAGTATCGAAACCGCGATCGCCCGACAAGACATCATTTCCTGGGCCGCCAATCAGGACATCATTCCCTTGTCCACCAAACATCGTATCGTTCCCTGAGCCGCCAATGACCGTATCATTGCCGATATTGCCGAATAGGATGTTATTACCGCCTCGACCGTCAATATAGTCATCATCACGACCCCCGGCAATGGTGTCATTACCTGCACCCCCGAAAATCGTGTCATTTCCGGTATTACCGAAGACAATTCGTCCCGTGTCGTCATTCTCGAAATAATCATTCCCTCCCAAGAGGGCGATCGCATCCGTAAAGGGTGAACTGCGCAACTGGTTTAATTGATCCGCTGGTAACTGAGCCATGATGACCACATCATTGCCCTCAGTCGCAATCCCGAAGTCAAACCCACCATCGGTCACGATGTTCAGAACCATCGTTGAAACTCCTTGACTGAAAGGTTCTATTGGTCTATCGGCCAAAAACAGCGAGTTTTACGTAACTCGACCCAAATTGTCACAAAAATTCACAAACAGTCCTGGCTTCCCCCTCGTGAACCCCACCTAGACTGAGAAACGGTCTCGCAGCCATCCCATGGCCCCAATCTCATCCTCTCGGGCCATCCCCAAGAACTCATACAGCCAATCCTTGGGAACTTGAGGGAACATAGGACTGCGATCGCCCTCCACATACACCCCCGATTCAAGCCGATAAATACGCCAAATCTGTCCATCAAAGCGCCAAAACTCCGGCACTCCTAAACCCGCATAAAACTGATTTTTGGCAATATCAGTATGAGTAATATCCACCTCAACCACTAAATCCGGGGGCGGATCTTGGGCTAATCTCCTGACTCGATAACGTGGCCTCAATCTTCTCCTCCGCCTCCAGAGAAATCTCTCGCAACCCATCTAACATCTCCCCCGTCGCCGAGGGCCAACGTCCCCGTTGATGGGCCTCTAGGAGTCGTTCTGCCATATCCCGTAACGCCCAAGGATTCTTCTGTTTCACAAACCCCTGAACCGCCTCATCGAACACATAAGCTTGGGCCACTCCCTCATACATAAATTCCTCCACCGTCCCCGTCGTCACGTCATAGCCAAAGAGGAAATCTACCGTCGCCGCCATCTCAAACGCCCCCTTATAGCCATGACGCATCATTCCCTGAATCCATTTCGGATTCACCACCCGGGAACGATAGACGCGGGCAATTTCCTCCCGCAGCGATCGCACCTTGGGATTTTCCACCCGAGAATTATCGCCAAAATAGACCTCCGGCGAGGTTCCTCTCACCTGACGCACCGCCGCCGTTAAGCCTCCCTGAAACTGATAGTAATCATCAGAATCCAACAAATCATGTTCCCGATTATCCTGATTCTGCAACACGATTTGCATCTGTTGCAATCGCGCTGCAAAGGCCTCCGGTTCCGATGTCGCCCCCTCCCCCCCATAAGCGTAACTACTCCAGTTAATATAAGCTTGAGCCAAATCCGCCTCACTCGACCAATTTTGCGACTCAATTAAGCCCTGCAAACCCGCCCCATAGGCCCCCGGTTTAGACCCAAACACCCGATAACGCGATCGCGCCCTGGCCGTCTCCTCCGCCAATCCCTGACTCTGCCAAAACGCCACCTCCTGCTTCACCTGGGCCGCCAATGGATTCTCCTCAGGCGACTCGGGTAACTGAGACACCGCCATCACCGCCGCATCAAACAAATCAATTAAATTGGGGAACGCATCCCGGAAAAAGCCAGAAATCCGCAGCGTCACATCCACCCTGGGCCGTTGCAACACCGACAGGGGCAAAATCTCAAAATCTACCACACGCCGCCCCAATCCATCCCAAATCGGCTGTACCCCCAATAACGCTAGGGCCTGGGCAATATCATCGCCCCCGGTGCGCATGGTCGAGGTTCCCCAAACCGATAAACCCAGCGTTTTAGGATATTCGCCATTTTCCTGGGTATAGCGGTCAATCAAGACCTCCGCCGCCTTGCGTCCTACATCCCAGGCGCTTTCACTGGGGATGGCGCGGATATCCACGGAATAGAAGTTACGCCCGGTGGGGAGAACTTCGGGACGGCCGCGAGTGGGTGCGCCGGAGGCCCCGGAGGGGATATACTCACCCCGTAGACCTCGGACTAGGTTAATCAGTTCGCGATCGCACCCCCGCAAGGCCGGCAATAAAACAGTTTCAATCCACTGCAAGCACTCCTGAACGGGGGCGGCCACTGAACTGGGGTTTCCCGCAATCAATCCCTCCACCAGTCGCGCCGCCTCGTCTTCCAACGCCGCCACCGCATCTCCCACATTGCGGAATTGCCCGTCTAAGGGGTCTGTGGGTGGAGTGGTGAGGGGGTCAATATCCAAGCCCCAGGATTGCGCCAGGGCTTGGGTTAAGCCCACTCGTCCCCGCCCCGGACAGCGAGCAATGGAGACAATTAAATCCCGCAATGGGTCTCCCTCTGGACAAACTCCAAAAATATGTAAGCCATCGCGGATTTGGGCTTCTTTCAGTTCACAGAGATAGCCATCCAATTGGGTCATTAAGACGGTTGTATCTAAGTCGTTACTCAGTCCTAAATCTCGCTGGAGGTTTTCCTCTTGAATCAGGGTTTCAATGCGGCGAGAGAGGTCTTTGAGACGGGTTGGGTTCAAACTTTCGGCTTCGTAGTATTCATCAATTAAGCCCTCTAAACAGTCTAAGGCTCCATAAAGTTCTGCCCGCGTCATGGGGGGCGTGAGATGGTCTAAAATGACCGCTTGACTGCGACGTTTGGCTTGGGACCCTTCGCCGGGGTCGTTGACAATAAAAGGATAGAAATGGGGCAGGGGACCAAAGACGGCTTCTGGGTAACAGGTGTTGGAGAGGGCGACACTTTTGCCTGGTAGCCATTCGAGGTTGCCATGTTTACCCACATGGACGACCGCTTGAACCTGGAATTGTTGTCGTAGCCAGATGTAAAAGGCGAGATAGTCGTGGGTCGGTTCCAGGTCGGGGGCGTGGTAGTTTAGGCTGGGGTCGCGATCATAGCCTCGGGCCGGTTGAATGCCGATGAAGAGATTGCCCCGTTGGATACCGGCGATCGCAAAGTCCCCAGAGGGCGGCCCCCAGCGGCGTTCGATGCCCTCACGTACCGGGGTTGGGAGTTGTTCAAAAGCCCGCTGATAGTCTTGCAGGGAGAGGGTTTGATAGACCGGGCGCATCTGCAACCCTTCCGGGTCATTGGTGACGCCGGAGGTGAGAAGGGTCATCAGGTCCTCGGAGGTTTGGGGGGCCTCCCCAACGCAATACCCCACCGCTTTCAGGCGTTTGAGGATTTCTACGGTACTGGCGGGGGTGTCTAAGCCAACGCCATTCGCCAGTCGGGCATCTTTGTTGGGATAGTTGGGCAGAATTAGGGCGATTCGTTGCTGGTGAACCGGGGTTTTGATGAGGCTGGCCCAATGGTTAGCCAGTTGGACCACGAAGTCAATGCGATCGCCCACCGGTTCATAGCGGACGACTTCGGTTTCCAGGCGATCATCTGTTTCGGACATCTGCTTGAAAGACACGGCCCGGGTAATAATCCGTCCATCCACTTCCGGTAAAGCCACGTTCATGGCCACATCTCGCGGCAATAAGCCCCTCAGTTCATTTTGCCATTGGGCCTGTCCACCACCGCTGAGAATGACCTGAAAGACGGGGCGGTTGAGAGTTTGCCAGAGGTCAAGATTGGGCTGGTCGCGATCGAGTTTGGCCAGGGAAAATCCCGTGGTATTGAGAATCAGGTCAACCTGAGAAAACACCTCAATCACCTGGTCTTGAACTGACCGATCTCGTAAGGAGGAAATATAGAGGGGAACCGGTTGTAAATTTTGTTGAATCAACCCTTGACAAAGAGCATCAATAGGTTTGGTATTTGAGGCTAAATAATGAGCGCGATAAAAGAGAATCCCCACGCGGGCGATCGCCCCCTGAACCTCCGCCACAGGATAAAGTTTCACCCGAGGAATAGATTGGGGGTCTGGGGGATAATTGTCTCCATCTAAACATTTGTCCTGGGCATATTTGAGACCATTACAAAAGTTGGCAACCCCCCCTTCATTGAAATACTGCCATAGTCGATTCACAATCGTCAGCGGCACTGTAGAATGACTACATAAATCGGGGTCAATCCCATCATCACCGGGCATAACAATCAGATGTCCCCCAGTCATTTCCACCGTTTCCCGCAACACCTCCAAGCCATAACTCCAATAGGCCCGTCCTCCCAGCAGCCGCAGGAGAATCAGTTTCGCCTGAGACAAGACTTCTTCAGCATAGGTATCCAGGGTCAATTGCTGTTGCAATTGTAGCAAGTTCACCACCCGCATCTCAGGAAACTCAGGGGGAAGCTGTTGGCTGGCCGCAGAGAGGGTTTGAATGTCGGTATCGGCGGCGGTAATAAAGACGATGGGGGCGGGGGTTTGTTGGATGTAAATCACCCCATCGCTATCAGGAGTCCAACCGCCAGGTGTTGCAGCAATCCGGTGCATAATGAAACTTAGGTTATTTAGCGAGTGTATGTTGGTTAAAGTGACTCATCTGGATTGACGACATGATAACTCTCGATAAGTTTTAGCCTCGTATCCAATGTAGAATAAAGTTCATCAAATGTGACAGAGTAGATACGTTTTGAGTTCACCATTAATCTATCTCGTCGCCATCGAAGACGATCCTGTTCTCGTGGTTGCAGGTCTTGAGAGCGTCCAATGATGAGCATTCCTTCATACCCGGCAAAATCTGGTCCAAAATGATAGCTAAACTCTCGTTTGTCTTCTTGGGATGATAACTTCCAGAACCAATCTAACACCTGGCTAAACCCATGTTCAAAATCGGTAGACCAGTCAGGGGTTGCTTTAGAGGTTTTGCTTCTAAAAATACTATTTCTCTTTGCACTTTCAAATTCTATAAATCCATACCAGCCAGAGTTAGAGTCACCTACAACTAAATCTGCTTTAAAGTCACCAAAAATGTCGTATTCATAAGCAATTTTATCAAAACTATTTATGTATGGAAAGTATGATCCAATAAACGCCGATAAATGCTTGCGTTCCCGAAAAAATGGCAGGACATTCCGTCTTTCCTTCAGTTCTGAGTTGCGGTCAAGATGACTTTTGAGTTCATTGAGTTCTCGACGACACAAGATAGGATTGAAGCTAAGATTTTCAAAGGATTTCACAATGTTAGTTTATAAGCTTTTTGTAAGTTCTCAAATCGTCCTTTTTGAAAAATATCTATAACTTCAACACCTTCATCAGCCCGGCGTAAAACAATGCGAAAATTTGGCGATACACGAGCCATATAAAGGGTTTCTAAATCCTCGCTTTTCAAGAGCTTAACGTTGTTATTGGCTACGTTAATGTATTCAGGAAAATTATCGAGTTGATTTAGAAAGCGGTCAACTCGTTCTCGATCGCTCGGAAGGAGCGATTGCAAGGCAATCTCGGCTTGGCTGCTCAAGGTAATCATTGTCATGCCATAGGATACGCCAACAACCTCATGATAGCATATTTTTCTGAATCCAGTTTTCCCCGCATCGACTTAAACAAGGCTAACTTTGAGTTAGAGTTAGGGTTTTGACGGTTTATCCCGACTTAAATAGAGCATTTTCCAAATAAATAAGGGACTAACCAAGCAACTTTTAAAAAATTGCAACTCAGCCGCCGCCACCGCATCCTCCTCTAACACATCCCGATACTGCCAGGCATGACGGACCAGTTTCCGGCAATCATTAACAAAATAAGCTACCGTAAACCAGGGTTTTTGCCAAGATTTATAATTCAACATTCGGGTTCGGTGACGACTCAGACCTATGCCTTTAAAAAACTCGATGAGATACTCTCGTTCAAAGCGACGGGCGGGAATCTGATGATAGATGTGCATCTTAGGATTATACCAAATTTCCCAACCTGCCATCGCCAAATAGGACAGGGCTTCAATGTCCTCTCCTTTGGCATTCAAGGACGTTCCTACCGGTCCTTGTAATACCAATTTCTTCGGAACACTATCGAGCCAAGGCTGTTTACGAATCACTAATCCTGCACCCGGGGGATAGACTTTCTTTCGGGCATATTTATATGAAGTATAACAGAGCGGTTTATTTCCTCGCTCCATAATCGGAATAAAGCTAGCAATTCGGTTAAAATTTGCAGGAGGTTCAACCTCGTAGTCCCCGTGAATCTGCCCGCTATAGGCTCCCGCTTGAGGATAAGCTTGAGCAAATTGATACGCTTCAAACACCCAATCCTCTGCTGGGTAGTTGTCATCATCGAGAAAGCCAATTAACTCACTCTGGGCTTCTTGGATACAACGGGCCCGGGCATAGGAAGCTCCCTGCTTCGGTTCAAAAAAATAATGGAGTTGGGAGTGAGAGGGCCAGGTCTCTTGCTGAGATTTGATAATTGCAGCCGTGTTATCACAGCTATTATTATCAACAATTACAACCTCCCACTCAATACTATCTGTCTGGGTTTGGGCTTTGAGGCGTTCTAAAATTTTACCGATTCGTTTTTCACCATTATAGGTGCGAATCGCTACCGTAAAATCCATGAGTTTAAATCCCTAAGTTTAGCCAAAGTCTAATCTGAATTAACCCGTAAAATCCCATCTTGACTCTATCACACAACCTTGGATTCAGAGCGGAAGGGAGTATAAGAAATCTGTCGAACGGGTGGGGCTTCCACCAGGCCTAAGGCGGAGATTTTAGCTTTAAAAAAGGGTTGGTTGTTACGAGTTACCTCGATCGCCTGTAAGACTTCTGGAGGGGACAACTCTCGGGCTAGGGTACAGTGGGGAACCCAGGCTTGGGGCTGGTAATAGGCCACGGCTTCCACCCCAATCTCCTGTAGATGCTGATGAACCCGTTGATGTAACCGCAGTAACTGGCTGGTCACCACCGGGGCCAGGAAGACCACTCCACCGCCAGCGGAAAACAAGCCGACAGAGGAAAACTGAACCTCAAAGCAGGACTCTGTTTGAGCGATAGAGTCAAGAACCTTGGGCAGAACCTGCAAATCCGCCTGGGGAAGCACCGCCAGACTTAAATGGGGCTGGCTGTGAACCCGCTCAGCCATCGACGGGGCGATCGCCCCCACCTGCTCCCAAAGCTGCCGCACCTTAGCCGAAGCATCCTCGTCGAAATATAGCTCAATGGCATAGGTTTTTTGCGAGACCACCATAACCGATTCAAACCCCAAACGTTCTTTTATCTTAAAGTTATCCGGGCAATCCTAGCAAACTTCGGCTTCAGCGACGTCGTTTGAGCAAATAGGCAATGGTTTCTCCTTTCCCCTTCACCTGAAGCTTGCCCCGTTTTTCAAAGACATAGCGATGACGCAACCGTTCATAGGCCTGTTGCGTCACTTGAATACAGCCAGGAACCCCAAGGGACTCCATACGACTGGCCAAATTCACCGTATCGCCCCATAAGTCGTAACTGAACTTATTCAGGCCAATCACCCCCGCCACCACCGGCCCGGTGGCTAACCCCACTCGTAAAATAATCGGTTCCCCACTCTGAACTGAGAAGCGGGCCGCCTCATCCATCATGGCCAGGGCCAACTCAGCGACGGCTTCAGCATTGTTTTCCTGGGGTTCCGGGAGTCCCCCCACGGCCATATAGGCATCCCCAATGGTTTTGATTTTTTCCAGTCCCCGTTCTTGAGTGAGGCGATCGAAGGTGGAGAAAATATCATTGAGAATATGCACCAAATCCGAAGGGGTACAACGGGAACAGAGATGGGTGAAGCCGACGATATCGGCAAACAGCACCGTGACATCCTCAAACCGTTGGGCGATCGCCGCCCCCATCTGTCCATTATCGTGGGCTTGCTGTTTTAACTGCTTAGCGACCGAAGCCGGAAAAATATTCAGTAACAGTCGTTCTGAGCGTTCCTGAGCCATTCGTAGGGCTTCTTCCGTCTGTTTGCGTTCCGTAATATCGCGAGCAAAGGCACAAATATACTGATGGTGATTAAACTCAATCCCATTCACCGTCAAATCTACCGGGAAAATCTCACCATTGCCCCGTTGCAGTCGTGTCTCAAAGGCAAAGGATCGTTGTTGCTGCATACTCTGCCAAAACTCATCCCAGTTAGCCGTGGCAAAATCTGGGGCAATCTCCTGAAACGATCGCCCCAGTAGTTGTTGAGTCTCATAACCCAAGGCCCGAGCCGCCGCTTCATTGGCATAGGCAAACTGTCCCGAGGGGAGAATCCAGAGGACAATATCAGCCGCCGCATCAATGGCGAACTGGGTCAATTGCAGTGCATCCCGAGAGAGTTTACCTTCGCTAATATCCTCAATCAGTACCATAAAGCAGGGAGGCTGAGCCCCGGCCACCTGAATCACCGATAAACCTAAACTAATCCAGAAACTGATCCCCTTCTGATTTCGACAACATACCTCTAATTTGTGGGGCAGGGACTGGCATTGGGCGATCGCGGCTTGAATCTCAGCTTTGGCCTCAGCCAAGGGAGGATCCAACGCATCTTGCAGGGCGATCGCCTCCAAAAAGGCGATCCCTTGTAACTCCTCCTCTTGCCGTTCCAACATCCTCTGTAATGCCGGGTTCGTACGTAAAATTCGTCCCTCTCGATCGAGCAGGGCAATTCCAATCCCCGCTTCCTGAAAAATGGCATTGAGTTGCCGTTGTTGCTCCCGCAAATGTTGTTGAACCGAGAGACATTCCCAAATCTTTAACTGAAGCTCTTGACTATTGTTGCGGGAGCGGACTTTAGCTTGCTCCCAAAGGCGAGAGAGATTTTGAACCATTCCCTCACCGTTAGCGCTCACCCCCAGATCAGCGGTCATCTCCCAACCGTAGAGATTGACCCAGCGACCCGAGGCCAGAGGAACTAACTTAAACTGATAATAGGCCGAGCCGCAAACACAGGTCACCTCCCGAGGTTCTCCAGACCGGCTCACCTCAGCAACGGCCCCTTGTAAAGGAGAGTTGAGGCGATCGCCCAGGCCACAACCCCATACTTGAAGCAACGGCTCACTGGCCGGGTTGCCATAGCAAATCACCCCCTCGCCATTCGTTTGAAGCACGGGAGACGGATTATCCTCGCTAGAGGGCGGCATCCGTGAGCCTAACTCCGGCTGAGAGGGTAGATTTTGGCGTGCGGACTCACCCCCGGAAGTTGTCCAGTGAAAATTGGGCATAGTGGAAATCAAGTAGAGCGGGTGTTATGGCGGTGACACCCGTCATTGAACTGGGCCGCGATCGCCCCAAAACAGTATCAGGATATGCACCTGGATCGTTGCCCTCCTCTACTGTATCCTAGCTGATAAAAACTAACCCAGGTGATCGCCCCAGTCGCTCCCCCAGCCCAGTTCAACCTGGCGGGAACCATCGCTACCACATTCCCGCGCAACCACCTACGTAATTACTGGCAAAAAACTGTTTTTTTTCCTTTCTTTTGGGCGAACTTCGGTAAATTTCAGGAACCCAAAAGAAGGTGAAACGGCTATGCTAGGGCTAGAGAGTTCTGACTTAATCTCAATCCTTTTGTAACGATTATGCCCGCCACCAGGTCGTCCAGAAACGTTTTTGGTGACGAGCAGGGAGCCTAGCTTTATGGAACGCAGCCGCCTACTCGATTGTCAATTCGAGTGTATTATCAGCATTACCTTAACCTTAGCCATCGCCATCCTCACAGTCTGGGGCTATCTTCAGGACAGTTCCCTTTACGTGGAGGTGCGCTCCGATGATGAAACCGCCCTTATAACCGTGGATAGCCCCTAGACTGAATCGGCCTCAGACTTAAACCGTCTGTTCAGCTCCCACCGGACAACTCACATTCGTCCCCCCGAGGCCACAATAGCCATTGGGATTTTTAGCCAGATATTGCTGGTGATACTCTTCTGCGTAATAAAACTCAGGAGCCTCAATGATTTCTGTCGTAATTTCGCCATAGCCAGCCCGTTTCAGTGCCACCTGATAGCGTTGACAAGAGGCTTCAGCGAGTTGCTTCTGTTGGGGAGAATAGACATAAACCCCCGAGCGATACTGGGTACCCACATCATTTCCCTGACGCATTCCCTGAGTAGGGTTGTGACTTTCCCAGAAGCGGCGCAGCAGAGTTTCATAACTAATTTGCGTGGGATCATAGACCACCCGCACCACCTCATTATGTCCAGTTTGACCAGTACAGACCTCTTGGTACGTGGGATTGGGGGTGATGCCTGCTGCGTAGCCCACCGCTGTACTATATACCCCATCAAGTTGCCAAAAACAACGTTCAGCCCCCCAAAAACAGCCTAAACCAAACAAGGCTAACTCCATCCCTTCAGGATAGGGAGGCGTCAGAGGAGTTTTGAGAACAAAATGTCGCTCCGGAACCGGCATAGACTCCTGACGGCCCGGTAGTGCCTCATTGGCATTCGGTAAGGTGAGCTTTTTCTTAAATCCGAAGAACATAGCAGGACATGAAGGAATAAAGAACAGGGAACAGCCAATCGCGATTGTTCCGGTGATATCCACACCGAGATTGTGGAGACTGATTAGCTCGCCTCCCTTGATTCTACAACCGGACAGACCTCATCTACCACCGACGGCCGCGCATCCGTGATGGGCAAGACGGGGGGTAACACCACGTGATGCACGTGAGGAACAAAGCCCAACCATTGCTGAGATAGAGTGGCAAAGCTGTTGGGACAGCCACTGACCCCAAACTGGGTGCTTCCCTGACCGGGGGTGGCTCGTAAGCCCAACAGATCCAACTCCTGGGCGGCGGCTTGGACGACATAGGTGGCTGGGTCGACCAATGTCACCTCTGGGGGCAGAAGTTGACGTAAAACCGGCTCAAGTAGAGGGTAATGGGTGCAGCCATAGACCAACGTATCCATCTTCTGAGCCAGAAGTGGTTCTAGATACTCACGGATGATCTCACGGGTTTGCTGGGTGTGAATCCGATTGCCTTCAATGAGGGGGACAAATTCAGGACAACCCATTTCCCAAACCTCAGCCGAGGGATTCATCTCCAAGATTGCCCGACGATAGGCACCACTTGCGGCCGTGGCTGGAGTGGCAATGACGCCAATGCGTTGTCCAACGCCCACTGCCCCTCGCGCTCCCGGCAAAATTAGCCCCAAAATGGGAAAGTCAAACTCACACCGCACAGCTTCTAGGGCTAAGGCGGAACTGGTGTTACAGGCCACGATCGCCATTTTGACCCGAGACTGAGCCATCCAAAGGAGAATTTCGCGCACAAACTGCAAAATTTCCTGGGGCGATCGCGTCCCGTAAGGCAGACGAGCCGTGTCTCCAAAATAAAGCACCGACTCATCTGGGAGTTGTCGATACATGGCCCGTAGAACGGTCAAACCGCCAACACCGCTATCAAACACTCCGATCGG harbors:
- a CDS encoding Uma2 family endonuclease → MGCERFLWRRRRRLRPRYRVRRLAQDPPPDLVVEVDITHTDIAKNQFYAGLGVPEFWRFDGQIWRIYRLESGVYVEGDRSPMFPQVPKDWLYEFLGMAREDEIGAMGWLRDRFSV
- the cobN gene encoding cobaltochelatase subunit CobN, whose amino-acid sequence is MHRIAATPGGWTPDSDGVIYIQQTPAPIVFITAADTDIQTLSAASQQLPPEFPEMRVVNLLQLQQQLTLDTYAEEVLSQAKLILLRLLGGRAYWSYGLEVLRETVEMTGGHLIVMPGDDGIDPDLCSHSTVPLTIVNRLWQYFNEGGVANFCNGLKYAQDKCLDGDNYPPDPQSIPRVKLYPVAEVQGAIARVGILFYRAHYLASNTKPIDALCQGLIQQNLQPVPLYISSLRDRSVQDQVIEVFSQVDLILNTTGFSLAKLDRDQPNLDLWQTLNRPVFQVILSGGGQAQWQNELRGLLPRDVAMNVALPEVDGRIITRAVSFKQMSETDDRLETEVVRYEPVGDRIDFVVQLANHWASLIKTPVHQQRIALILPNYPNKDARLANGVGLDTPASTVEILKRLKAVGYCVGEAPQTSEDLMTLLTSGVTNDPEGLQMRPVYQTLSLQDYQRAFEQLPTPVREGIERRWGPPSGDFAIAGIQRGNLFIGIQPARGYDRDPSLNYHAPDLEPTHDYLAFYIWLRQQFQVQAVVHVGKHGNLEWLPGKSVALSNTCYPEAVFGPLPHFYPFIVNDPGEGSQAKRRSQAVILDHLTPPMTRAELYGALDCLEGLIDEYYEAESLNPTRLKDLSRRIETLIQEENLQRDLGLSNDLDTTVLMTQLDGYLCELKEAQIRDGLHIFGVCPEGDPLRDLIVSIARCPGRGRVGLTQALAQSWGLDIDPLTTPPTDPLDGQFRNVGDAVAALEDEAARLVEGLIAGNPSSVAAPVQECLQWIETVLLPALRGCDRELINLVRGLRGEYIPSGASGAPTRGRPEVLPTGRNFYSVDIRAIPSESAWDVGRKAAEVLIDRYTQENGEYPKTLGLSVWGTSTMRTGGDDIAQALALLGVQPIWDGLGRRVVDFEILPLSVLQRPRVDVTLRISGFFRDAFPNLIDLFDAAVMAVSQLPESPEENPLAAQVKQEVAFWQSQGLAEETARARSRYRVFGSKPGAYGAGLQGLIESQNWSSEADLAQAYINWSSYAYGGEGATSEPEAFAARLQQMQIVLQNQDNREHDLLDSDDYYQFQGGLTAAVRQVRGTSPEVYFGDNSRVENPKVRSLREEIARVYRSRVVNPKWIQGMMRHGYKGAFEMAATVDFLFGYDVTTGTVEEFMYEGVAQAYVFDEAVQGFVKQKNPWALRDMAERLLEAHQRGRWPSATGEMLDGLREISLEAEEKIEATLSSQEISPRSAPGFSG
- a CDS encoding Shedu anti-phage system protein SduA domain-containing protein; protein product: MKSFENLSFNPILCRRELNELKSHLDRNSELKERRNVLPFFRERKHLSAFIGSYFPYINSFDKIAYEYDIFGDFKADLVVGDSNSGWYGFIEFESAKRNSIFRSKTSKATPDWSTDFEHGFSQVLDWFWKLSSQEDKREFSYHFGPDFAGYEGMLIIGRSQDLQPREQDRLRWRRDRLMVNSKRIYSVTFDELYSTLDTRLKLIESYHVVNPDESL
- the hpsE gene encoding hormogonium polysaccharide biosynthesis glycosyltransferase HpsE; its protein translation is MDFTVAIRTYNGEKRIGKILERLKAQTQTDSIEWEVVIVDNNSCDNTAAIIKSQQETWPSHSQLHYFFEPKQGASYARARCIQEAQSELIGFLDDDNYPAEDWVFEAYQFAQAYPQAGAYSGQIHGDYEVEPPANFNRIASFIPIMERGNKPLCYTSYKYARKKVYPPGAGLVIRKQPWLDSVPKKLVLQGPVGTSLNAKGEDIEALSYLAMAGWEIWYNPKMHIYHQIPARRFEREYLIEFFKGIGLSRHRTRMLNYKSWQKPWFTVAYFVNDCRKLVRHAWQYRDVLEEDAVAAAELQFFKSCLVSPLFIWKMLYLSRDKPSKP
- a CDS encoding 2'-5' RNA ligase family protein; the protein is MVVSQKTYAIELYFDEDASAKVRQLWEQVGAIAPSMAERVHSQPHLSLAVLPQADLQVLPKVLDSIAQTESCFEVQFSSVGLFSAGGGVVFLAPVVTSQLLRLHQRVHQHLQEIGVEAVAYYQPQAWVPHCTLARELSPPEVLQAIEVTRNNQPFFKAKISALGLVEAPPVRQISYTPFRSESKVV
- a CDS encoding adenylate/guanylate cyclase domain-containing protein, translated to MPNFHWTTSGGESARQNLPSQPELGSRMPPSSEDNPSPVLQTNGEGVICYGNPASEPLLQVWGCGLGDRLNSPLQGAVAEVSRSGEPREVTCVCGSAYYQFKLVPLASGRWVNLYGWEMTADLGVSANGEGMVQNLSRLWEQAKVRSRNNSQELQLKIWECLSVQQHLREQQRQLNAIFQEAGIGIALLDREGRILRTNPALQRMLERQEEELQGIAFLEAIALQDALDPPLAEAKAEIQAAIAQCQSLPHKLEVCCRNQKGISFWISLGLSVIQVAGAQPPCFMVLIEDISEGKLSRDALQLTQFAIDAAADIVLWILPSGQFAYANEAAARALGYETQQLLGRSFQEIAPDFATANWDEFWQSMQQQRSFAFETRLQRGNGEIFPVDLTVNGIEFNHHQYICAFARDITERKQTEEALRMAQERSERLLLNIFPASVAKQLKQQAHDNGQMGAAIAQRFEDVTVLFADIVGFTHLCSRCTPSDLVHILNDIFSTFDRLTQERGLEKIKTIGDAYMAVGGLPEPQENNAEAVAELALAMMDEAARFSVQSGEPIILRVGLATGPVVAGVIGLNKFSYDLWGDTVNLASRMESLGVPGCIQVTQQAYERLRHRYVFEKRGKLQVKGKGETIAYLLKRRR
- the msrA gene encoding peptide-methionine (S)-S-oxide reductase MsrA, encoding MFFGFKKKLTLPNANEALPGRQESMPVPERHFVLKTPLTPPYPEGMELALFGLGCFWGAERCFWQLDGVYSTAVGYAAGITPNPTYQEVCTGQTGHNEVVRVVYDPTQISYETLLRRFWESHNPTQGMRQGNDVGTQYRSGVYVYSPQQKQLAEASCQRYQVALKRAGYGEITTEIIEAPEFYYAEEYHQQYLAKNPNGYCGLGGTNVSCPVGAEQTV
- the murI gene encoding glutamate racemase, translated to MTNHNQPIGVFDSGVGGLTVLRAMYRQLPDESVLYFGDTARLPYGTRSPQEILQFVREILLWMAQSRVKMAIVACNTSSALALEAVRCEFDFPILGLILPGARGAVGVGQRIGVIATPATAASGAYRRAILEMNPSAEVWEMGCPEFVPLIEGNRIHTQQTREIIREYLEPLLAQKMDTLVYGCTHYPLLEPVLRQLLPPEVTLVDPATYVVQAAAQELDLLGLRATPGQGSTQFGVSGCPNSFATLSQQWLGFVPHVHHVVLPPVLPITDARPSVVDEVCPVVESREAS